In a genomic window of Vicia villosa cultivar HV-30 ecotype Madison, WI unplaced genomic scaffold, Vvil1.0 ctg.000534F_1_1, whole genome shotgun sequence:
- the LOC131629194 gene encoding uncharacterized protein LOC131629194, translated as MDRSWMQKNRSSEEYKNGILEFLKFAETNLPQSNGSIHCPCVKCFNIAPLKVEVVLEHLGMHGICKNYTTWTWHGELLDPPKGFKKQKVDVEMGDQLEEMIRDIGQDSFQRAYVYDTLCSDKEIPLYPGCKNFTRLSAILRLFNLKAINNWTDKSFTELLELLKEMLPDENTLPHRTYEAKKILCPMGIEYKKIHACPNDCVLYWKENEGLDNCPKCMVSRYKKKGDDEGHEQITKGPPAKVLWYLPIIPRFKRLFANANDAKNIRWHTEERKCDGKLCHPADSLQWKKVDSLFPDFGNEPRNLRLGLSTDGMNPYGSLSSNHSSWPVILVIYNLSPWLCMKRKYVMLSMMISGPKQPGNDIDVYLSPLIEDLKIQWEEGIDVFDGYSCENFKLRAMLFCTINDFPAYGNLSGYSVKGHKACPICEEDTCYHQLKHGKKTVYLGHRRFLKRNHPYRRLKKAFNGYPENELAPKALTGKQVYQRVKNIHVSFGKKQKHSTKKNIWKKRSVFFDLPYWSSLDVRHCIDIMHVEKNVCDSVIGTLLNIQGKTKDNLNSRKDLVEMEIREQLAPESRCKKIYLPPACHTLSKKEKTSFCECLQGVKVPQGYSSNVKSLVSMKDLKLVGLKSHDCHILMQQLLPVAIRGILPKNVRHAITRLCLFFNDVCSKVIDPEKLDELENESIIILCQLEMFFPPSFFDIMVHLIVHIVREIRICGPVYLRWMYPFERYMKILKGYVKNQYRPEASIIERYITEEAIEFCTDYLSNAKPVGLPKSRHDGKGTRLKVKHMAHAEVFQAHLYILNNIVEVEPYLSRHKTIVKEMYPRMNGKWLLNEHNKTFLKWFKIEIMNDHTASDTLKCSKDKNLVLASIAYFGVIEEIWELKYCKFKVPIFKCKWVNSNTGVKTDELGFTLVDLDKVGYKDEPFIMAVHARQVFYVKDPSNHKWSVVLQRRSMHQSDENEDLTFDIGDITTFSSQRPSFSNENEVDDVYATRYDHQEGILEDNNK; from the exons ATGGATCGCAGTTGGATGCAAAAAAATCGCTCGAGTGAGGAGTATAAAAATGGAATATTAGAGTTTTTGAAATTTGCTGAAACTAACCTTCCTCAAAGTAATGGAAGTATTCATTGTCCTTGTGTTAAATGTTTTAATATTGCACCTCTAAAAGTTGAGGTCGTACTTGAACACTTAGGAATGCATGGTATTTGCAAAAATTATACGACATGGACATGGCACGGAGAATTGTTAGACCCTCCAAAGGGCTTTAAAAAACAAAAGGTTGATGTAGAGATGGGCGATCAACTAGAAGAAATGATTCGTGATATTGGTCAAGACTCTTTTCAGCGAGCATATGTGTATGATACTCTTTGTAGTGACAAAGAAATTCCTTTGTATCCGGGTTGTAAAAACTTTACACGATTGTCGGCTATATTGAGATTGTTCAATTTGAAGGCAATAAATAATTGGACTGATAAGAGCTTTACAGAATTGCTCGAGTTACTGAAGGAGATGCTTCCAGATGAGAATACATTGCCACATCGTACATATGAGGCGAAAAAGATATTATGTCCAATGGGTATTGAGTATAAGAAAATACACGCATGCCCCAATGACTGTGTATTGTATTGGAAAGAGAATGAAGGCCTAGACAATTGTCCCAAGTGTATGGTTTCACGTTATAAGAAGAAGGGGGATGATGAGGGTCATGAACAGATCACAAAAGGTCCTCCTGCAAAGGTATTATGGTATCTTCCAATTATTCCAAGATTTAAGAGATTGTTTGCCAATGCAAATGACGCAAAAAATATTAGATGGCATACAGAAGAGAGAAAATGTGATGGAAAACTTTGTCATCCAGCTGATTCTTTACAATGGAAGAAAGTTGATTCATTGTTTCCGGATTTTGGAAATGAGCCAAGAAACCTTAGACTTGGActttctactgatggaatgaatccATATGGTAGTTTAAGTAGTAATCACAGTTCATGGCCTGTTATCTTGGTTATTTATAATCTATCTCCTTGGTTATGCATGAAACGCAAGTATGTTATGTTATCGATGATGATTTCAGGACCAAAACAGCCAGGAAATGATATAGATGTTTATCTCAGTCCGTTGATTGAAGACTTAAAAATACAGTGGGAGGAAGGCATTGATGTATTTGATGGGTATTCATGTGAAAATTTTAAATTGCGTGCCATGTTATTTTGTACAATTAATGACTTTCCTGCTTATGGGAATTTGTCTGGCTATAGTGTTAAAGGGCATAAAGCGTGTCCTATATGTGAAGAAGACACATGTTATCATCAATTGAAACATGGAAAGAAAACTGTTTATCTTGGACATCGAAGATTTCTCAAACGTAATCATCCATATCGAAGGTTGAAAAAGGCATTTAATGGATATCCAGAGAATGAGTTAGCTCCTAAGGCCTTAACTGGGAAACAAGTATATCAGCGGGTCAAGAACATACATGTTAGTTTTGGAAAGAAACAAAAGCATTctactaaaaaaaatatatggaaGAAGAGGTCAGTGttctttgatcttccatattggtctaGTCTTGATGTAAGACATTGTATTGACATTATGCACGTGGAGAAAAATGTTTGTGATAGTGTTATCGGAACACTTCTCAacattcaaggcaagacaaaggaTAATTTGAATTCACGTAAAGATCTTGTTGAAATGGAAATAAGAGAACAATTAGCTCCAGAATCGAGATGTAAGAAGATATATTTGCCACCAGCATGCCATACATTGtcgaaaaaagagaaaacaagtttTTGTGAGTGTTTACAAGGTGTAAAAGTTCCACAAGGGTACTCTTCAAATGTTAAAAGTCTTGTGTCAATGAAAGATCTCAAGCTAGTTGGattaaaatctcatgattgtcacATATTGATGCAACAACTACTTCCTGTAGCTATCCGTGGAATCTTACCAAAAAATGTTCGACACGCCATAACTAGATTATGCTTATTCTTTAATGATGTGTGTAGTAAAGTGATTGACCCTGAGAAATTGGACGAGTTGGAAAACGAGTCTATTATTATCTTGTGTCAGTTGGAGATGTTCTTTCCACCTTCATTTTTTGACAtcatggttcacttaatagttcATATAGTGCGAGAGATTAGAATATGTGGACCTGTTTATTTAAGGTGGATGTATCCTTTTGAACGATACATGAAAATATTGAAAGGCTATGTGAAGAATCAATATCGTCCTGAAGCATCTATTATTGAAAGGTATATCACAGAAGAAGCAATTGAGTTTTGTACAGAttatttatcaaatgcaaaaccTGTAGGCCTTCCTAAGTCACGTCATGATGGTAAGGGTACGCGTCTAAAGGTTAAGCACATGGCTCATGCAGAAGTATTTCAAGCACATTTGTATATTTTGAATAACATTGTTGAGGTTGAGCCATATTTGTCTAGACATAAAACCATTGTCAAGGAGATGTATCCTCGAATGAATGGAAAATGGTTGTTGAATGAACATAACAAGACATTCCTAAAGTGGTTTAAAATAGAAATTATGAATGATCATACTGCTTCTGATACATTAAAATG TTCAAAAGATAAAAACCTTGTTCTGGCATCCATAGCTTATTTTGGTGTCATTGAGGAGATTTGGGAGCTAAAATATTGTAAGTTTAAAGTGCCTATTTTTAAATGTAAGTGGGTTAATAGTAACACTGGTGTAAAAACTGACGAATTAGGATTTACACTAGTTGACCTTGATAAGGTAGGTTACAAGGATGAACCTTTCATTATGGCAGTCCATGCAAGACAAGTGTTTTATGTCAAGGACCCCTCGAATCACAAATGGTCAGTCGTCCTCCAAAGAAGAAGCATGCATCAAAGTGATGAAAATGAAGATTTGACTTTTGATATTGGTGACATTACTACTTTTTCATCCCAAAGACCATCTTTCAGTAATGAAAATGAAGTGGATGATGTGTATGCCACTCGTTATGACCATCAAGAAGGGATATTGGAGGATAATAATAAATGA
- the LOC131629208 gene encoding uncharacterized protein LOC131629208, whose translation MKSRKIDSFFKRKERDEENNASISEPQRVLENPRIEENVNRVYPDPDDIENSLERDPGKRPSMWEYPLNQMDEIRRAYLKWGPYQIQLEKYPLSGKEDHKRRFQYAWFSIFPSWLEYSPSEDASYCLPCYLFSKRPSGRPGSDVFISTGFRSWKKVRNGKNCAFLKHIGMDPCSPHNNAMKACQDLLNQDGHIRNIVQAQSSIDIKKNRLRLKTSIDSVRWLTFQSCAFRGHDESKESLNQGNFLQLIKLLACYNDEVAKVVLENAPSNSKYTSHHIQKEILHILSSRVKKHIREEIGDSKFCILVDEARDESKKEQMSLVLRFVDKDGFIQERFFGLARVHDTTSLTLKQKVCDILSQHDLDVSNIRGQGYDGASNMRGEWNGLQALFMKDCPYAYYVHCFAHRLQLALVTAAREVKPIHQFFDKITLIVNVVCSSTKRHDKLQASQLEEIEHLLEIGEIVTGRGENQIGTLRRAGDTRWGSHYSSISSLINMYEATCTVSKKFAKEGLNYASRGDADSAYNHLKSFDFIFILHLMKEIMSVTNMLCQALQQQSQDVVNAMHLVCTTKTLIQELREDGWDKLFTCVKSFCEKHNIEIPDLDDVHSTTRFGRSRLEENQVTIEHYFRVEIFFTTIDKQLQELNSRFSEQAIDLLTLSCALSPKDNYKAFNFDTICTLVEKYYPMDFNEQERINLQFQLRHFIIDARQATSLKNLSTIQDLCSSMVATRKNEIYYLIDRLPRLVMTLPVSTATTERSFSAMKIIKTRLRSKMEANFLGDSMMIHIEREIAANIDSETIIDDFKLLKDRRALL comes from the coding sequence atgaagagtaGAAAAATTGATTCTTTTTTCAAGAGGAAAGAAAGAGATGAAGAAAATAATGCTTCTATATCAGAACCTCAAAGAGTTTTAGAGAATCCAAGAATTGAAGAAAATGTGAATAGAGTTTACCCGGATCCGGATGACATTGAGAATTCTTTAGAACGTGATCCTGGAAAACGTCCTTCAATGTGGGAATATCCACTAAACCAAATGGATGAAATACGGAGAGCTTATTTAAAATGGGGTCCATATCAAATTCAATTAGAGAAATATCCATTGTCTGGTAAAGAAGACCATAAAAGAagatttcaatatgcttggtttaGCATTTTTCCTTCATGGTTAGAATATTCACCTTCAGAAGATGCGTCTTATTGTTTACCATGCTATCTTTTTAGCAAAAGACCAAGTGGTCGTCCGGGTTCAGATGTCTTCATTTCTACAGGTTTTAGAAGTTGGAAGAAAGTTAGAAATGGAAAGAATTGTGCATTTCTTAAACACATAGGGATGGATCCTTGTTCACCACACAACAATGCTATGAAAGCTTGTCAAGACTTGTTGAATCAAGATGGGCACATTAGGAACATTGTTCAAGCTCAAAGTTCGATTGACATTAAGAAGAATCGATTACGTCTCAAGACTTCAATTGACTCAGTTCGTTGGTTAACTTTTCAATCTTGTGCTTTTAGAGGTCATGATGAAAGTAAAGAATCATTAAACCAAGGTAATTTTCTTCAATTGATAAAACTCTTGGCATGTTACAATGATGAAGTTGCAAAAGTTGTGTTAGAAAATGCTCCATCTAATAGCAAGTATACTTCACATCACATTCAAAAAGAGATCTTGCATATTCTCTCAAGTAGGGTGAAAAAGCATATACGTGAAGAGATTGGTGATTCCAAATTCTGTATTCTTGTAGATGAAGCTCGTGATGAATCTAAAAAAGAGCAAATGTCTCTTGTTTTAAGATTTGTTGATAAAGATGGTTTCATACAAGAGAGGTTTTTTGGTCTTGCACGTGTTCATGACACTACATCTTTAACTCTTAAGCAAAAAGTATGTGATATACTTTCTCAACATGACCTTGATGTTTCTAACATTCGTGGTCAAGGATATGATGGTGCTAGCAATATGAGAGGAGAATGGAACGGTTTACAAGCATTATTTATGAAGGATTGTCCTTATGCCTATTATGTTCATTGTTTTGCTCATCGGTTGCAACTTGCCTTGGTTACTGCAGCAAGAGAAGTTAAACCAATTCATCAATTCTTTGATAAGATAACTCTTATTGTGAATGTTGTTTGTTCTTCTACAAAGCGCCATGATAAGTTACAAGCTTCTCAATTAGAGGAAATTGAACATTTGTTAGAGATTGGTGAGATTGTAACTGGTAGAGGTGAAAATCAAATTGGTACTTTGAGACGTGCTGGGGATACTCGTTGGGGATCACACTACTCTTCTATTTCTAGCTTGATAAATATGTATGAAGCAACTTGTACCGTTTCTAAAAAATTTGCAAAGGAGGGATTAAATTATGCTTCACGTGGAGATGCTGATAGTGCTTACAATCACTTGAAGTCGTTTGATTTTATATTCATATTGCATCTGATGAAAGAGATCATGAGTGTCACAAATATGCTctgtcaagccttacaacaacaaTCCCAGGATGTAGTTAATGCTATGCATTTGGTTTGTACAACAAAAACTCTTATTCAAGAATTGAGAGAAGATGGTTGGGATAAATTGTTTACTTGTGTGAAGTCTTTTTGTGAAAAGCATAATATTGAGATTCCTGATCTTGATGATGTTCATTCAACAACAAGATTTGGTCGTTCTCGTCTTGAAGAGAATCAGGTAACCATTGAGCATTATTTTAGAGTTGAAATATTTTTTACTACCATTGACAAACAACTACAAGAGTTGAATAGCAGATTTAGTGAGCAAGCCATTGATTTGTTAACTCTAAGTTGTGCTTTATCTCCCAAGGATAACTATAAGGCTTTTAACTTTGATACTATTTGCACTCTAGTTGAAAAATATTATCCTATGGACTTTAATGAGCAAGAGAGAATTAATTTGCAATTTCAACTTCGACATTTTATTATTGACGCTCGTCAAGCAACGAGTTTGAAGAATTTATCAACTATTCAAGACTTGTGTTCCTCTATGGTTGCAACTAGAAAGAATGAAATTTACTATTTGATTGATAGATTGCCCCGCCTTGTCATGACTCTTCCTGTATCTACGGCCACTACTGAAAGATCTTTTTCGGCAATGAAAATTATCAAGACAAGATTGAGAAGTAAAATGGAAGCTAATTTTTTAGGAGATAGCATGATGATTCACATTGAAAGAGAAATTGCTGCAAACATTGATTCTGAGACTATTATTGATGATTTCAAGCTACTCAAAGACCGTAGAGCATTGTTATAA